Part of the Vigna unguiculata cultivar IT97K-499-35 chromosome 3, ASM411807v1, whole genome shotgun sequence genome, TTTAAATGagttttgttttggatttttttttgttaaaaagtaAACTGTATTAATGatgcttaaaaaaaatgagttaatatGTCATATTTTGAATTGTAATGATTTTATGTTGTCCTTGGATTTGAGATAGTCTTTTTGAACAAGATATATAGTGATATATGAGTTTTTAAATGTTGTATTAAAGTTGTTAAAGATGCTTGAACTAGGTAAGTTCTAGGGTGCTTTTAGGCTGCTctataatttgtaatatattttctttaaagtttgTTTTTTATCTCAGGTTAAAATACCcaacaaccaaaaaaaaattattctctttgctgtttttaaattttgttaaaataagatTGTGTTGcagaaacaaattttatttgataaagttGACATACTTTTAAGTTCATAAATGTTTTGTATATGTACACACATAGACGATaggtataaaaataacatttaattagTTATGCGGAATATGacgtatgtatatatatgtatagttGAAGTTTATATTTTCTGTAATTATTAGGTATTTTGTAATAGATGTTATATGATGTTTATGGTATAGTATATAGTATAGGATGACTTAATGAGATTAAACATATGATTAGGTGCAAGTAATATGCGATtgtatatatcatatatataattaaataatgttgCAAGTAAGATATTTAGTGTGGTAATGTGATTATTTTATGATGTGTGATGAAGGATATATTCCACTATATAACAgaagaaaaaatgttattttggAAGATGCTCGTCTCAATGATGAGTTGGCATTGCAATCGGTTCAgaagaaatttattaaattagtagTTGTTGCTAAACATTGACTTTCATAGCCATTATTAGTCACTTTCTGAAGACCTTTTGTTAGGATTATTACTTCTCCTCATTCagattgaaatgaaaaaaaaaataaaaatgagcggacacaaattatttatctttttttatattacttaataatattattttaaaatacttttccCTTTTTTTACTACAGTTATCTCTTTCGTCTTCTCATCTTTTCATTCggacaaacaaattttaaaatgaactaatttatattcaattctacagtataaatatttattagtcCTTTAGTAATTAACCAATTAATAAATTGGTATTAATCACAATTATTCAAAAACATGACGTTATAAGTGACAATTGTAACacctatttttatatatttgaagaaaatattaaattaaataaagagtGAATATgtctaaattatttaataaaaaaaatcttaatttaaaaccaagtttttttttgtttctataatgcaaactttctctttttattaattagttcaTATGTGTGAACTTTCATATTTCACATTGTTAGATCAAGTTTGAATGAACCATGTGAAATTATACTAAcataaagaatagaaaatttatGTTAGTAATTTGGTCATTTATGACTTGTAAGTTTgaatcaataaaattatatatacacaatatatatatacacacacacacacacgaagtttttgtataattttggAGTCGTATAAACTTTGAAGTCATTCTTTCATTGTTAGAAAGTTTCTTTCtggtaacaaattttaaaattaaaatgttgaataattatatatatatatatatatatatatatatatataaaattgaattgttgagttgtaaaattgaatGTATTGGTTTGGTATTGAAAACATAATTGTGAGAATTAGGTACAATGGAgataataaatgtaaaaatagtGTGTGTAATCAAATGTTGGatattgtttgaaaaaaattagaatgaataggattgaatttgacaaatatttgaattaattatagTTTGTGTTCACTCCACATACATCATTTGAGAGTGAAGTTGATTGTCAAGTGATGCAACTCatcattcaaattatataacttGCACTTTAAACAAAATCTATAAATGTCTCTACAGAGACAAAACTTATTTCTTAAGGCATGAGTTTATATcttggataaaagaaaaaaaaacaaatttatcttttattatgaGATACTCAAGTAATCTTAATGGTATTGAATATtgatatcttttaatatttaaaatagcatgtaaattcaattaaacgtaacaatttttttttacagtattaattaaaagaaaaatcataattttattaataggATAAATTACATAGACTAAAATTCTAATAATGAAATCTTCTTACAGTACCAGATTCTTATTCTTTAGTGATGtattcaaaagatatttttcaaaagcgtctattttttcttatttgggTAAATAATGGCTCGTGACAGGGGTCTTAATTTATTTAACGGTGAATGTGTGATGATAAATAATGTttagaaaattactttttttgtcTGCGATTTAGTGTGAGATGAATATGACTGATTTACTGGTTCGGGTAGTAGTCCAAGACAGACATAGAAAATAATTGTATGATACCTTTTGGgataattataactatattatgtttaaaaaatttgggtaatagtataaaagaaattgaataaattacAGTTACGTATTGATGTATATTATGCAGcagtttattaaattatttttttggaaaTGAATATATAAGGAGGTGATGATAGGGAAGCATGTGGCATTGGCTTCATAAATTTTTGTTTCGTTTGGTTTTTGTGAGTAAGCTCTGCGGTGTGGAAAAAGCGCGAAAGGGTGGTGGAGATGGACATCGACGACTTGCCCAAGAACGCTGCTAACTACACTGCGTTAACGCCGTTGTGGTTTCTCGAAAGAGCAGCTACGGTGCACCCCACCAGAAACTCCCTCATCCATGGATCTCGTCGCTACACGTGGCAACAGACCTACCACCGTTGCCGTCGATTCGCCTCCGCTCTTTCCAACTACTCCATCGGACCAGGAAACACTgtactttctctctctctctctctctctcaaacaTCGTTTGTTTAATTTCCTCTGTTCTAATAGTTAGTGTTCACGTGAACAACTTTCACTTTATTTCTGTTTAATTATGTACCGTCCAGAACATAactaaaaagtatttttgaaaaataatatcactttaatatcttaaattttgctattaagaaaaaacaatagttttttgtattttttttttatatctggGGACTGAAATGGAATTCATTCCGTAAAAGAGTTTATCTTtgttgaaataataatatatgttaatatgATGATACCGGAAAAGAGGAGAATGCGAGAGTTAATATTCTAATATGTtgatttatgataattattttaaaagttatatatttcatatttttaattaattgaacgATATGAACATTAGACTGGAGAGAAAAGTCGTACTCTAACCACACAATTGTAATCTTTTTTATTCTAACGTGCACTTTGAATGGTTATCAACTTCCAATTTATTTTTAGGAACTAATCGTGCCTTGTGactaatttaattgataattgtCAATGTGAAAGACGGAgttcatttatgtttttataatatgGTGAATTACGTAAATTGTTGACCGGTGATGTCTATTTTAATATCATTCTTAGATTGTTTTTTCTAACAGACGAAAGTTTCAATACACCGATTGATGAATATTTTACGATAAACTAGctaattctttttttgtctGCAAGACAAATGTTCAAGAAGTTGaacaaaatacttttaaatttctctATAGAAACATTACACAATCTGGTCAACAAGTTAAAACTTCGAATATCTGTATTTATTACGGTTTGGATTTAGCTCATGAAGTTAATTATAACAAGTAAAAACACGAACTACTCGATGATGATGATATCGATGTAGTTGTGTTGTTGTATGGTGTGTTCATGCTATTCTGGCCCAGTAATGTCGATGTTAATGGATTCCATAATTTTCTGATACTGCTTTCAACAGGTAGCTGTTATTGCACCGAATATTCCAGCTCTTTATGAAGCTCATTTTGGGATTCCAATGGCAGGGGCTGTCTTGAATCCTGTTAACATCAGACTAAATGCATCCACAGTAGCCTTTCTTCTTGGTCATTGCTCAGCTGCAGCTGTAATAGTTGATCAAGAGTCCTTTTCTTTGGCAGAAGAAGCTTTGAAGATATGGTCTGAGAAAGCCAAAACCTTCAGGCCTCCACTTCTAATAGTCATTGGTGATGAAAATTGCGACCCTAAGTCACTGAGATATGCTGTGGGCAAAGGAGCCATTGACTATGAGGATTTTCTTGAGGGTGGTGATCCTGAATATGCATGGAAACCCCCTGAGGATGAGTGGCAGAGTATTTCTTTGGGATACACATCTGGTACCACTGCTAGTCCGAAGGGTGTGGTATTAAATCACCGTGGGGCCTATATCATGTCTCTGAGTGGAGCTCTTATTTGGGGAATGACCGAAGGTGCTGTGTATCTTTGGACACTCCCCATGTTTCATTGTAATGGTTGGTGTTACACTTGGACACTTGCTGCTCTGTGTGGTACTAACATATGCCTTCGCCAGGTACACCTTTGCCAAAAATTCTGCATTTCTCTGAGtgattcaaaattaaaacatgTTGGTGTTAACTTGCTATGTCTACTGAACTGAGTATTGTTCTGCACCTGCCTTGTTGATATTTTGTAGCTCTAGCTTCAAGTTTGATGCAATTGTAAATTTTGATTCAAGTAGATGGATACCTCATTAAGCACATGATTGATGATAGAGCTAAATTATAGTGGCATGGTTCAAATATAAAGTTGATGTACTTTGACAAGGATTTCAAAATCATACATCTAGAGTTCTTCAATACACAGTATTAGTCTTTTCACGGTTTCTTGGTTTGGTAACTGTTGGAAGTTAGAAAAAAGGGGGATAATTGATGTGAATTGCTCGGctttataaagaaaaagtttCTTGATTGGTTGAGAATTGGCGTGGATATAGAATATAGATGAGGTTAGTTAGTAGCTTTTAGAATAAAAGTGAGTTGCTGTGTTGCAAAGGCTTTGGAGAAAGGTGATGCTTGATTGATTTCTTACTTGCTTACACTTGAAATGACAATGGCTGTTTGTATATTGTCATCCACTGCCTATGTATAGTTCTAAATACTTAAAATAGTATTTAGAAAATTCTATTACATACTGGAATTTTGCAGTGGATTTTAATACTTCTACTTGATACAAAATTGAACAATCACTTTGACAGAGTCATCAGTATCCTGGAACATGCTCAAATCTTTGATCTTGTAATTCTTCCATTTGCATCAAAGTACTAACTTTCACTTGATTTATTAATGTGCAGATACAGTGCTGTCGTGTTAACAAGTACTGTTGCATACTCTGTTGAGTATTTGTTTACTAGATATCCATCCTGAATTCATTTTTTGTCATATGTTTACTCAGGTAACAGCGAAGGCAGTATACGAAGCCATTGCCAAGTACAAAGTGACTCATTTTTGTGCAGCACCAGTGGTTCTTAACACGATAATCAATGCCCCACCTGAAGAAACCATACTTCCTCTCCCGCATGTTGTGCATGTGAATACAGCTGGGGCTGCTCCTCCTCCTTCTGTTCTTTCTGGAATGTCTGAACGAGGATTTCGTGTGACACACACTTATGGTCTCTCTGAAACCTACGGCCCCTCTGTCTACTGTGCCTGGAAACCAGAATGGGAATCACTTCCTCCTGAACGCCAAGCCCAGCTCAACGCAAGACAAGGGGTTAGGTACATTGGCTTGGAAAACTTGGAAGTGGTGAACACAAAAACCATGCAACCTGTTCCTGCTGATGGCAAAACTGTGGGTGAGATTGTGATGAGGGGCAATTCTGTGATGAAAGGGTACTTAAAGAACCCTAAAGCTAATGAGGAGACCTTTGCAAATGGATGGTTTCATTCTGGGGATCTTGCTGTGAAGCATCCAGATGGgtatatagaaattaaagacAGATCAAAGGACATCATCATCTCTGGTGCTGAAAATATCAGCAGTGTGGAGGTAGAGAACGCTCTTTACTCGCATCCTGCAATACTGGAAGCAGCAGTGGTTGCAAGAGCAGATGAGAAATGGGGTGAGTCTCCTTGTGCTTTTGTCACATTAAAGTCAGGAGTGGATAATAGTAACCAACAACGTATATCTGAGGATATATTAAAGTTCTGCAAGGCCAAGATGCCTGCTTATTGGGTTCCAAAATCCTTTGTGTTTGGACCCTTACCTAAGACAGCTACTGGGAAGATACAGAAGCACTTACTAAGGGCAAAGGCAAAAGAGATGGGACCTGTTAAGATGAGTAAGTTATAAATGATCATGACGAAAAAATATGCTAGTTATTGCAATTTGTGATTAGGATTCTGCTTGCTTGTTAATCCAagttatctataataatatatatgtataccaGAAAGGTTTTATCTATGTTTCAAAAGTGGTTAATGAGACAGTGTCACTCATGTATTTTGAAGTCAATAAATCCATTTTTGCTTCAATTAGTTTTTCTTCATTATGTGATGCAATTTGAGGTCAGGGATAATGTTCAGATAAGTCTTCCACAAACTCCAAGAATGAAGTTCATGGCATTTTATAGTCAGACACTCGTTGAAACTTGGGATACAGAAAACACAGATTACATAACTGCATAAATTAAGGTTGGACACACTGATAATAATCAGATTTAGACAGTGATAAATCTAACAATGATGGATACAATTTCAACATTTGCAGTTAAATAATCTTATAACAAACTTCTACTTTTCCTCTCTCGATTTAGTGCCAAACCAAACCATACAACGTCTTGAAAATTTGAGAGACTGAGACTTTCTTCTGGTGTTTGTTGGTTCTGTCCAAAGATAAATAAGACTAAGTAAAACAAATA contains:
- the LOC114178007 gene encoding acetate/butyrate--CoA ligase AAE7, peroxisomal-like codes for the protein MDIDDLPKNAANYTALTPLWFLERAATVHPTRNSLIHGSRRYTWQQTYHRCRRFASALSNYSIGPGNTVAVIAPNIPALYEAHFGIPMAGAVLNPVNIRLNASTVAFLLGHCSAAAVIVDQESFSLAEEALKIWSEKAKTFRPPLLIVIGDENCDPKSLRYAVGKGAIDYEDFLEGGDPEYAWKPPEDEWQSISLGYTSGTTASPKGVVLNHRGAYIMSLSGALIWGMTEGAVYLWTLPMFHCNGWCYTWTLAALCGTNICLRQVTAKAVYEAIAKYKVTHFCAAPVVLNTIINAPPEETILPLPHVVHVNTAGAAPPPSVLSGMSERGFRVTHTYGLSETYGPSVYCAWKPEWESLPPERQAQLNARQGVRYIGLENLEVVNTKTMQPVPADGKTVGEIVMRGNSVMKGYLKNPKANEETFANGWFHSGDLAVKHPDGYIEIKDRSKDIIISGAENISSVEVENALYSHPAILEAAVVARADEKWGESPCAFVTLKSGVDNSNQQRISEDILKFCKAKMPAYWVPKSFVFGPLPKTATGKIQKHLLRAKAKEMGPVKMSKL